The Sandaracinus amylolyticus genomic interval CGATCCCGCCGCCGCCGAAGGATCGCCCGGAAGACGACGACGGGGCGTGACGCCAGCGGGAGTGCTCGCTGCCGGCGGGCCCGGCCGGGAGCGTGCGGCGCACGCGTACGGAAGGGCGCGTCGGCAGCGAGCCGATCTTGATCCCTGTCCTAGCGCGCGTCGCGCTTGATGCGCGACGGAGTCGGTCCGCTCTGGTCCTGGTACTTGCTGCTGCGGCGCGCGTCGCCGTAGGGGCGCTGCGCGGGGGAGCTCAGCGTCTCGAAGCTGATCTGGCAGATGCGCATGCCGGGGCGCAGCGCGACCGGCAGGCGACCGACGTTCGAGAGCTCGAGCGTGATCGTCCCGCGGAACCCGGGATCGATGAAGCCCGCCGTCGCGTGGATCAGGATCGCGAGCCGCCCGAGGCTCGAGCGACCGTCGACCTTCGCGAGCAGATCGTCGGGGACCTCGACGCGCTCGACGGTGCTGCCGAG includes:
- the dcd gene encoding dCTP deaminase, whose product is MILSDRDIEAALDARRIVIDPLVDRAVQIQPCSVDLRLGSRFALFRSSATPFVDPELDDPDTLTEIVEVEDGQQFVLHPGEFVLGSTVERVEVPDDLLAKVDGRSSLGRLAILIHATAGFIDPGFRGTITLELSNVGRLPVALRPGMRICQISFETLSSPAQRPYGDARRSSKYQDQSGPTPSRIKRDAR